A genome region from Phaenicophaeus curvirostris isolate KB17595 chromosome 10, BPBGC_Pcur_1.0, whole genome shotgun sequence includes the following:
- the RBP1 gene encoding retinol-binding protein 1: MPADFNGYWKMVSNDNFEEYLKALDVNVAVRKIANLLKPDKEILQNGDHMIIKTLSTFRNYIMEFDVGKEFEEDLAGVDDRKCMTTVSWDGDKLLCVQNGEKEGRGWTQWIEGDEMHLEIRVCGVKCKQVFKKVQ; this comes from the exons ATGCCAGCAGATTTCAATGGCTACTGGAAAATGGTCAGCAATGACAATTTTGAGGAGTATCTGAAAGCACTGG atgtaAATGTTGCTGTAAGAAAAATAGCAAACTTGTTAAAACCTGACAAAGAAATCCTTCAGAATGGGGATCATATGATCATTAAAACGCTAAGCACTTTTAGAAACTACATCATGGAATTTGATGTAGGAAAGGAGTTTGAGGAGGATTTAGCTGGAGTGGATGATCGCAAATGCATG ACCACCGTATCTTGGGATGGTGATAAGCTGCTTTGCGTAcagaatggagaaaaagaaggtcGCGGTTGGACCCAGTGGATTGAAGGAGACGAAATGCACCTG gaAATAAGAGTGTGTGGAGTCAAGTGTAAGCAGGTCTTTAAGAAGGTACAGTGA